One genomic region from Devosia neptuniae encodes:
- a CDS encoding Atu2307/SP_0267 family LLM class monooxygenase — MKIGIHSFAALFPDPRTGETPSATDRMAGVLDEIELAEEVGLDFFGIGEHHRPEFLDSAPAMILAAAAARTSRIGLTSAVTVLSADDPVRVFQNFATLDLISRGRAEIVAGRGSSVEAFPLFGLPMTDYDDLFAEKLNLLLLLRGTAYPTWKGRFRPALTGQGVFPRPHQERMPIWAGVGGTPQSFVRAGTLGLPLMIAIIGGSFERFRPLVELYRKAGEQAGHDPARLQVGVHAMGFVADSDAAARDSFYPGWAQMIGKYAHERGWPQPDRAQFDQMTGPKGAFLVGSPETVVAKIRHADDVLNGLSRVAFQMTSAAFETEAMLRSIELLGTEVAPAVQSVQ, encoded by the coding sequence ATGAAAATCGGTATTCATAGCTTCGCCGCCTTGTTTCCTGACCCCAGGACTGGAGAAACACCATCGGCTACCGATCGGATGGCCGGTGTGCTGGACGAGATCGAACTGGCAGAGGAGGTGGGCCTCGACTTCTTCGGCATTGGCGAGCACCATCGACCCGAATTCCTCGATTCCGCGCCGGCGATGATCCTGGCGGCCGCTGCAGCGCGGACCAGCCGGATCGGATTGACCAGTGCGGTGACGGTGCTGAGCGCCGACGACCCGGTGCGGGTGTTTCAGAATTTTGCGACGCTTGACTTGATCTCCCGCGGCCGGGCGGAAATCGTCGCGGGGCGCGGCTCGTCGGTGGAGGCGTTTCCGCTATTTGGCCTGCCCATGACCGACTACGACGACCTGTTTGCCGAAAAACTCAACCTGCTGCTGTTGTTGCGCGGTACTGCCTATCCAACGTGGAAAGGGCGTTTCCGTCCCGCGCTGACCGGACAGGGCGTGTTCCCGCGACCGCATCAGGAGCGGATGCCGATCTGGGCGGGCGTCGGGGGGACGCCGCAGTCCTTTGTCCGTGCCGGTACGCTCGGCCTGCCACTGATGATCGCGATCATTGGTGGAAGCTTCGAGCGGTTCCGTCCGCTGGTCGAGCTCTATCGCAAGGCCGGGGAACAGGCGGGGCATGACCCGGCCAGGCTGCAAGTTGGGGTGCATGCCATGGGTTTCGTCGCCGACAGCGATGCGGCGGCGCGTGACAGCTTCTATCCGGGTTGGGCGCAGATGATCGGCAAATATGCCCATGAGCGCGGCTGGCCCCAGCCCGATCGCGCCCAGTTTGACCAGATGACCGGCCCAAAGGGCGCGTTCCTCGTGGGAAGTCCGGAGACGGTCGTGGCAAAGATCCGACACGCCGATGACGTTCTCAACGGCCTTTCGCGCGTGGCCTTCCAGATGACCTCCGCAGCCTTCGAGACAGAAGCCATGCTTCGCTCGATCGAACTGCTTGGTACGGAGGTGGCCCCAGCCGTGCAGTCGGTCCAGTGA
- a CDS encoding LLM class flavin-dependent oxidoreductase: protein MSIEFGIDSFGDLPRDDRGAIVSHAEAIRATVEEAVLADQVGIDVVSLGEHHRPEYAISSPETVLAGIATRTSRIRLASGVTVLSSDDPVRVFQRFATVDALSNGRAEVILGRGSFTESFPLFGFDLKDYDTLFEEKIDLFNRLLEEKPVSWTGTTRAALRDAEVFPKTESGRLTTWVGVGGSPQSVIRTAKYGFGLMLAIIGGQPARFAPYVDLYRRASEQFGTSALPVGMHSPGFVAETDEEARALFYPGYREIRDRIGALRGWPPLRKDEFDADVESGSLYVGSPETVARKMAKAIESLDVGRFDLIYSAAGAVSASARLKAVELFGTRVVPRVRDILTERKAAAQN from the coding sequence ATGAGCATTGAGTTTGGAATAGATTCCTTCGGCGATCTGCCGCGGGACGACCGTGGCGCGATCGTATCCCATGCAGAGGCCATACGCGCCACGGTCGAAGAAGCGGTGCTGGCCGATCAGGTCGGTATAGACGTGGTGTCGCTCGGTGAGCATCATCGGCCCGAATATGCGATCTCCAGCCCGGAAACGGTCCTGGCGGGAATAGCGACCCGGACCTCGCGCATTCGCCTTGCTTCGGGCGTCACGGTACTCAGCTCCGATGATCCGGTACGGGTGTTTCAGCGCTTCGCCACGGTCGATGCCCTGTCCAATGGACGGGCCGAAGTCATTCTCGGCCGAGGCTCGTTCACGGAATCCTTTCCGCTGTTCGGATTCGACCTCAAGGATTATGACACCCTCTTCGAGGAGAAGATCGACCTGTTCAATCGGCTCCTTGAGGAGAAGCCGGTTTCCTGGACGGGAACGACACGGGCGGCGCTGCGGGATGCAGAGGTGTTTCCCAAGACCGAGTCCGGGCGGCTGACGACCTGGGTGGGGGTTGGCGGTTCGCCACAATCAGTGATCCGGACGGCCAAATATGGCTTTGGACTGATGCTGGCCATTATCGGCGGGCAGCCGGCTCGCTTCGCGCCCTATGTGGACCTCTATCGGCGCGCCAGCGAGCAATTCGGCACCTCCGCTTTGCCGGTGGGCATGCACTCGCCTGGTTTCGTTGCCGAGACAGATGAAGAGGCACGCGCGCTGTTCTATCCCGGCTATCGGGAAATACGCGATCGCATCGGTGCCCTGCGCGGATGGCCGCCGCTGCGCAAAGACGAGTTCGATGCCGATGTGGAGAGCGGCTCGCTTTATGTCGGCTCGCCCGAAACCGTGGCGCGCAAGATGGCCAAAGCTATCGAGTCGCTGGATGTCGGCCGGTTCGACCTGATCTATTCGGCCGCCGGAGCCGTTTCGGCGAGCGCCCGCCTCAAGGCGGTCGAACTCTTTGGCACCAGGGTCGTGCCGCGCGTGCGGGACATTCTGACCGAGCGAAAAGCGGCGGCGCAGAACTAG
- a CDS encoding DUF2934 domain-containing protein: MYEDTEKFVDLDFEQRVRRRAYDLWEKDGRQEGRETDYWFAALRLELDTRDHPEAGL, from the coding sequence ATGTACGAGGATACCGAGAAATTCGTCGATCTCGATTTCGAGCAGCGCGTGCGCCGGCGGGCTTATGACCTGTGGGAGAAAGACGGAAGGCAAGAAGGGCGCGAGACGGACTATTGGTTCGCGGCGCTGCGGCTGGAGCTGGATACGCGGGACCACCCCGAGGCCGGACTATAG
- a CDS encoding N-acetyltransferase produces MTNWPQLDYLAWRDTCSALHLYLQVAGKYRLAHTPWLNHSWHATFYVTPLGLASSPIPDGPGIEILFDLKNHAVVGTCGNGHKVSFALEAMTVAEFHGKFVQLVTELGGTPTFNGEPNEVPDPVPFVEDHRDRPYDRDSVERFHQALVAMDRVMGRFRTAFLGKSSPVHLFWGSFDLAVTRFSGRRAPLHPGGVPALPLEVAQEAYDREVASVGFWPGGGGLDYPAFYAYAYPSPKGFKSASVRPEHAFWHDTLGEFILPYAAVQSAVDPDATLTAFLNSTYDAAADLGHWDRDLLECGPGHPRQVRPHDAGQHDAAPTPEDGTVERQDGPTKGRYRIVIDGVEAEMTYSRISSELIIIDHTGVPEALRGCKIGERLVRQAVEDARRDGVAILPLCPFAKAQINRHPEWQDVLQRSRA; encoded by the coding sequence ATGACCAACTGGCCTCAACTCGACTATCTCGCCTGGCGCGACACCTGCTCGGCACTGCATCTCTATTTGCAGGTGGCAGGCAAGTACCGGCTCGCGCATACACCTTGGCTCAACCATTCCTGGCACGCGACCTTCTATGTGACGCCCTTGGGCCTCGCCTCCTCTCCAATTCCCGATGGGCCAGGCATCGAGATTCTATTCGACCTCAAGAACCATGCCGTGGTCGGCACCTGCGGCAATGGCCACAAGGTGTCCTTTGCCCTCGAGGCAATGACCGTTGCTGAATTCCACGGCAAGTTCGTGCAGCTGGTCACCGAGCTGGGCGGCACGCCGACCTTTAACGGCGAGCCCAATGAAGTGCCCGATCCGGTGCCCTTCGTGGAGGATCATCGCGACCGCCCTTACGATCGGGATTCTGTCGAGCGTTTCCATCAGGCACTGGTCGCAATGGACCGGGTCATGGGACGTTTCAGGACGGCTTTTCTCGGGAAATCCAGCCCGGTGCACCTGTTCTGGGGCAGTTTCGATCTGGCTGTCACCCGATTCTCCGGGCGCCGTGCGCCGCTTCACCCCGGCGGCGTGCCGGCGCTGCCGCTCGAAGTCGCCCAAGAAGCCTATGATCGCGAAGTTGCGTCGGTTGGCTTCTGGCCCGGTGGCGGCGGCCTCGACTACCCAGCCTTCTATGCCTATGCCTATCCTTCGCCGAAAGGCTTCAAGTCGGCTTCTGTGCGACCCGAACATGCCTTCTGGCACGATACTTTGGGCGAATTCATCCTGCCCTATGCGGCGGTCCAGTCGGCAGTTGATCCCGACGCAACTCTGACGGCCTTCCTCAATTCAACCTATGACGCCGCTGCCGATCTCGGTCATTGGGATCGCGACCTGCTCGAATGCGGACCGGGTCACCCGCGACAGGTGCGTCCGCACGATGCGGGTCAGCATGACGCCGCACCCACCCCGGAGGATGGCACTGTCGAGCGGCAGGATGGCCCGACCAAGGGGCGCTACCGCATCGTCATCGATGGCGTCGAGGCGGAGATGACCTACAGCCGGATCAGCTCTGAGTTGATCATCATCGACCATACCGGTGTGCCGGAGGCTCTGCGCGGTTGCAAGATCGGCGAGCGCCTGGTGCGGCAGGCAGTGGAGGATGCGCGGCGGGACGGCGTTGCCATCCTGCCGCTCTGCCCCTTCGCCAAGGCGCAGATCAACCGGCATCCGGAATGGCAGGACGTGCTGCAACGGTCCCGGGCGTGA
- a CDS encoding pirin family protein, whose product MSWNPALEPGNPDDVGADAIATLIIPRSRDIGGFEVRRALPSPQRQMVGPFIFFDQAGPAELLTGQGIDVRPHPHTGLGTVTYLFWGDFHHRDSTGADQVIRPGELNWMVAGRGVSHSERTTAAARSGPNSLFGIQTWVALPESHEEMAPTFEHHGKRALPVLEDKGVSLRLILGKAYGQEAPATLFSETFYADVHLAGGSRLPLPDNHEDRGIYIVEGSISVAGQDFQAPQMMVFRPGDRITVVAGEGGARLMILGGATLSGPRYIWWNFVASSEERIERAKAEWRAQNWGQGLFDLPINDRDEFIPLPD is encoded by the coding sequence GTGAGTTGGAATCCGGCGCTGGAACCAGGCAACCCCGATGACGTAGGCGCCGATGCGATCGCGACACTGATCATTCCGCGCAGCCGGGACATCGGTGGCTTCGAGGTTCGCCGGGCGCTGCCTTCCCCGCAGCGCCAGATGGTGGGCCCGTTCATTTTCTTCGACCAGGCTGGCCCGGCAGAACTGCTGACCGGCCAGGGAATCGATGTGCGCCCGCACCCGCATACTGGTCTCGGCACGGTGACCTACCTCTTCTGGGGCGACTTTCACCACCGCGACAGCACCGGTGCCGATCAGGTGATCCGGCCGGGCGAGCTGAACTGGATGGTTGCCGGGCGCGGCGTCTCGCACTCCGAACGGACCACGGCGGCGGCGCGAAGCGGGCCGAACAGTCTCTTCGGCATCCAGACCTGGGTCGCCCTGCCGGAGAGCCACGAGGAGATGGCACCGACATTCGAGCATCATGGCAAGCGGGCTTTGCCCGTCTTGGAAGACAAGGGCGTGTCGCTGCGGCTGATCCTGGGCAAGGCCTATGGGCAGGAGGCGCCAGCGACCCTGTTCTCGGAAACCTTCTACGCCGACGTGCACCTGGCCGGCGGAAGCCGTTTGCCCCTCCCGGACAATCACGAGGATCGGGGCATCTACATCGTCGAGGGATCAATCTCGGTCGCCGGTCAGGATTTCCAGGCGCCGCAGATGATGGTGTTCCGGCCTGGCGACAGGATCACCGTGGTGGCCGGCGAGGGGGGAGCCAGGCTGATGATCCTGGGCGGCGCGACGCTCAGCGGACCGCGCTACATCTGGTGGAACTTCGTCGCCTCGTCCGAGGAGCGGATCGAACGAGCCAAGGCCGAATGGCGCGCCCAGAACTGGGGACAGGGCCTTTTCGACCTGCCGATCAATGACCGTGACGAGTTCATCCCGCTGCCTGACTGA
- a CDS encoding LysR family transcriptional regulator, with product MDIEELQTFVEVADAGGITSAARRLGVSKSIVSRRLARLETGLGVQLLARTTRGAALTEAGIAFRDHAARVVAEIETAKAVILPNGDLKGRLRVSVPLSVGPTEFAPLLANLAKHHPHLHIHASYSDRFVDLIAEGFDCAIRVGYLQDSNLIARRVGPFYGKLVASPDYVAIHGEPQTPHELSAHEALMQGTETWQFSDGDQVVSVQPQGRFKADNGSALVPAALAGIGIAWLPDCLVDHHVASGALIPILVGFPPPAAGIYVVRPPGQFPTHKVRVLTEFLIEHFGTE from the coding sequence ATGGATATTGAAGAACTCCAGACCTTTGTGGAAGTCGCTGATGCTGGGGGCATCACGTCCGCAGCTCGTCGGCTTGGAGTATCGAAGTCCATTGTCAGCCGGCGGCTCGCCCGACTTGAGACCGGGCTAGGCGTGCAGCTTTTGGCCCGGACGACCCGCGGCGCCGCCCTCACGGAAGCCGGCATTGCCTTCCGGGACCATGCTGCCAGGGTGGTGGCGGAAATCGAGACCGCCAAGGCAGTGATCTTGCCCAATGGCGATCTGAAGGGACGACTGCGCGTATCGGTGCCGCTTTCCGTAGGACCAACCGAATTTGCCCCCTTGCTTGCCAATTTGGCAAAACACCACCCTCACCTGCATATCCACGCGTCCTATAGCGATCGCTTCGTCGATCTGATTGCCGAAGGTTTCGATTGCGCGATCAGGGTCGGCTATCTCCAGGATTCAAATTTGATCGCGAGGCGGGTCGGCCCGTTCTATGGCAAGCTCGTCGCCAGCCCTGACTATGTCGCCATCCATGGTGAGCCGCAGACGCCCCATGAACTCTCGGCGCATGAAGCGCTGATGCAGGGGACCGAAACCTGGCAGTTCAGCGACGGCGATCAGGTGGTGAGCGTCCAACCTCAGGGCCGGTTCAAAGCCGACAATGGCAGCGCCCTCGTTCCTGCAGCACTCGCGGGCATCGGCATTGCCTGGCTGCCGGATTGTCTCGTCGACCACCACGTCGCCAGCGGCGCCTTGATCCCCATCCTGGTAGGCTTCCCTCCGCCGGCAGCCGGAATCTATGTCGTGCGCCCACCCGGCCAGTTCCCAACGCACAAAGTCCGGGTTTTGACCGAATTCCTAATCGAGCACTTTGGAACCGAATAG
- a CDS encoding DUF2171 domain-containing protein — translation MSELSNIAKGMTVVGADGAKIGVVAAVVDQRIQLEANDVGDHAGQSHFIPGGLVADVEGDTVRLSATGANAVLLDENEDGTMAD, via the coding sequence ATGAGCGAACTCTCGAATATCGCCAAGGGAATGACTGTTGTGGGTGCCGACGGCGCCAAGATTGGCGTTGTCGCTGCTGTGGTGGACCAGCGCATCCAGCTCGAAGCCAATGATGTCGGCGATCACGCCGGCCAGAGCCACTTCATACCAGGTGGCCTCGTCGCCGACGTCGAGGGCGACACCGTTCGCCTCTCGGCAACAGGCGCAAACGCAGTCCTGCTCGATGAAAACGAAGACGGCACCATGGCTGACTGA
- a CDS encoding nuclear transport factor 2 family protein, with protein MDYETIMQANLDLVFGERDPTRRMEAIRRLYSERAEFHEPHRSAQGHEAICQAVTELLASLPPDFSFTPIRPALGHNGVGRLQWRAGPPGGPAAVTGTDVAHIEAGVIQSLHVFLDQVR; from the coding sequence ATGGATTACGAAACAATCATGCAGGCAAACCTCGACCTGGTCTTTGGCGAGCGTGATCCGACCCGGCGGATGGAGGCAATTCGTCGCCTCTATTCGGAACGTGCGGAGTTCCATGAGCCGCATCGTTCGGCACAGGGGCACGAGGCGATTTGCCAGGCTGTTACCGAGCTTCTGGCAAGCTTGCCACCGGATTTCAGCTTCACGCCGATCAGGCCGGCACTCGGCCACAACGGCGTAGGCCGCTTGCAATGGCGTGCCGGTCCGCCGGGCGGCCCCGCCGCCGTGACCGGTACCGATGTCGCCCATATCGAAGCTGGCGTGATCCAATCGCTGCACGTTTTCCTCGATCAAGTCCGGTGA
- a CDS encoding alpha/beta fold hydrolase: MGFVTTDDNVQIFYKDWGPKDAQPIVFHHGWPLSSDDWDAQMLFFLSKGFRVVAHDRRGHGRSEQVADGHDIEHYAADAFAVAKSLDLTNAVHIGHSTGGGEVARYVAKFGGPAGRVAKAVLVSAIPPLMLKTAANAEGTPMEVFDGFRAALAANRAQFFRDVPSGPFYGFNRDGAQIHEGVIQNWWRQGMMGSAKAHYDGIKAFSETDQTEDLMAITVPTLVLHGEDDQVVPIAAAALKAVKLLPNGTLKTYPGLSHGMLTVNADVLNADLLAFVNG; encoded by the coding sequence ATGGGCTTTGTCACGACCGACGACAACGTACAGATCTTCTACAAGGATTGGGGTCCCAAGGACGCCCAACCAATCGTGTTCCATCACGGCTGGCCACTCAGCTCCGACGACTGGGACGCCCAGATGCTCTTCTTTCTTTCGAAGGGCTTTCGCGTCGTAGCGCATGACCGACGCGGCCACGGACGCTCCGAACAGGTGGCCGACGGGCACGACATCGAGCACTATGCGGCCGACGCTTTCGCCGTCGCCAAGTCGCTGGATCTCACCAATGCCGTTCACATCGGCCACTCGACGGGCGGCGGCGAAGTGGCCCGTTATGTCGCCAAGTTCGGCGGACCGGCGGGACGCGTTGCCAAGGCTGTTCTTGTTTCCGCCATTCCGCCGCTGATGCTCAAGACCGCTGCCAATGCCGAAGGAACGCCGATGGAAGTCTTCGACGGCTTCCGCGCGGCTCTGGCAGCCAACCGCGCCCAGTTCTTCCGGGACGTTCCTTCCGGCCCCTTCTACGGCTTCAATCGCGATGGCGCCCAAATCCATGAAGGCGTCATCCAGAACTGGTGGCGGCAGGGCATGATGGGCAGCGCCAAGGCCCACTACGACGGCATAAAGGCCTTCTCGGAAACCGACCAGACCGAGGATCTGATGGCCATCACGGTGCCGACATTGGTGCTGCATGGTGAGGACGACCAGGTCGTACCCATCGCCGCGGCGGCCCTCAAGGCCGTCAAACTGCTGCCAAACGGCACGCTCAAGACATATCCCGGCCTTTCGCATGGCATGCTCACAGTCAACGCGGACGTCCTGAACGCCGACCTTCTGGCCTTCGTCAACGGCTGA
- the alaE gene encoding L-alanine exporter AlaE — translation MAETTKRPNGVRGYIADTLALLLFFTTTGIINERFIAGMTWEQVLHARLLGGVLMLPVGRPYGLWRDWMVSHAKASRFSQVLWDSVALMSFQVPIYAAIIALSGATGTGLLMGILGAAIMMIALGRPYGAFLNGVRHLFGLSPGGKKPMSLNS, via the coding sequence ATGGCGGAAACGACAAAGCGGCCAAACGGCGTCCGCGGCTACATCGCGGATACGTTGGCCTTGCTTTTGTTCTTCACCACGACCGGAATCATCAACGAGCGCTTCATCGCCGGCATGACATGGGAGCAGGTCTTGCACGCACGCCTCCTGGGCGGTGTTCTGATGCTCCCGGTCGGGCGGCCATACGGTCTCTGGCGCGACTGGATGGTGAGCCATGCAAAGGCAAGCCGCTTCTCCCAGGTTCTCTGGGATAGCGTGGCTCTCATGAGTTTCCAGGTACCGATCTACGCGGCGATCATCGCGCTGAGCGGCGCAACAGGAACTGGGCTGCTGATGGGCATACTCGGCGCCGCCATAATGATGATCGCGCTTGGTCGCCCGTATGGCGCCTTCCTCAACGGGGTAAGGCATCTCTTCGGCCTGTCTCCCGGAGGCAAGAAGCCGATGTCACTCAATAGCTAA
- a CDS encoding ethanolamine utilization protein → MPLRKVAISQAQFERSPDQDADIFTADMIGHDEGAPVTIGFGRYGPHQELNETMLVDDVMMVIAGHLTVTGGNGSVTAGPGEVVHMPKGERIQIRSHEHGATTAYVTYPHWKDAR, encoded by the coding sequence ATGCCACTACGCAAGGTCGCTATTTCGCAAGCGCAATTTGAACGTTCACCTGATCAGGACGCCGATATTTTTACAGCTGACATGATCGGTCATGACGAAGGTGCGCCCGTGACCATTGGTTTCGGACGCTATGGACCTCATCAGGAGCTCAACGAAACCATGCTGGTGGACGATGTCATGATGGTGATCGCAGGCCACCTCACCGTAACCGGCGGGAATGGAAGTGTGACCGCTGGTCCTGGTGAGGTCGTCCATATGCCTAAAGGCGAAAGAATCCAGATTCGGTCGCACGAGCATGGCGCCACAACGGCCTATGTGACCTATCCCCATTGGAAAGATGCCAGGTAG
- a CDS encoding SDR family NAD(P)-dependent oxidoreductase gives MIKLTGKRALVTGGSRGIGAAIALVLAEHGADVAITYLNSAERASAVVSSIEALGRRGLAVQADSADTDAIKRAVEATAQALGGLDILVNSAAIGLSGPISDIDLTQYQTLMDINVRAPLAFSQAAIPYLPEGGRIISIGSGLGDRVPFPGVTAYAMSKSALLSFTRGLSRELGPKGITVNLIATGSTDTESNPADGAGADFQRGLTSLGRFADPREIANVVAFLASPSASMMTGSVVAVDGGANA, from the coding sequence ATGATTAAACTCACGGGCAAGCGAGCTCTTGTCACCGGTGGCTCCCGCGGCATTGGCGCTGCGATCGCGCTGGTGCTGGCCGAGCATGGAGCCGATGTCGCCATCACCTATCTCAATTCGGCCGAACGAGCGAGCGCGGTTGTTTCGTCTATCGAGGCCCTGGGGCGCCGCGGCCTGGCCGTGCAAGCCGACAGCGCTGACACGGATGCGATCAAACGGGCAGTCGAGGCCACGGCCCAGGCGCTCGGCGGGCTTGATATTCTCGTCAACAGTGCAGCCATCGGTCTTTCCGGGCCGATCTCTGACATCGATCTCACGCAGTATCAGACATTGATGGACATCAATGTGCGAGCGCCCCTTGCCTTCTCGCAAGCCGCAATTCCTTACCTGCCCGAAGGCGGTCGCATTATCTCTATTGGATCAGGTCTAGGAGACCGCGTCCCGTTTCCTGGCGTAACCGCCTATGCCATGTCGAAATCGGCATTGCTTTCGTTCACACGCGGATTGTCCCGCGAACTCGGGCCAAAGGGGATAACGGTGAACCTGATCGCCACGGGATCGACTGACACGGAGTCAAATCCCGCAGATGGCGCGGGAGCTGATTTCCAGCGTGGTTTGACCTCGCTTGGGCGCTTTGCCGATCCACGCGAAATCGCCAATGTCGTGGCGTTTCTTGCCAGCCCTTCGGCGAGCATGATGACAGGGAGCGTTGTTGCGGTGGATGGGGGCGCGAACGCCTAA
- a CDS encoding alpha/beta fold hydrolase, producing the protein MSIRSLRNADALTFNRADSVISRRRLLQTSLVFGIVLALAPFSTLAGEVDAPPPVREHMVDAGYGQFHVIEQGKGPAVLFVHGFPDTAATWSSQMEAVAEAGYRAVALDMRGYGQSYAPEAADQYTALHLTGDLVSVLDALSIETAVIVGHDWGAYQSQMAALLRPDRFTALVSLAIPIYPRGDISFDDIIRNQGSQDVYYGCAMAAEGSETKFSDATQSIPSILYWLSGSPEVSEGWDPLNPELHMLRPAPVEVPEWADPEYVRHNIEAFTQTGFRGGMNYYRAFPKTFELMVAYKNAALQQPSLYIWGAEDGLSRMYHPDPPTLEELRALQPNLVDQVRLENVGHWIQIEAPDEVNKALIDFLAGL; encoded by the coding sequence ATGTCAATTCGTAGTCTTCGCAACGCCGATGCGCTAACGTTCAACCGTGCCGACAGCGTGATCTCAAGGCGGCGCCTCCTGCAAACATCGTTGGTCTTCGGCATAGTGCTGGCACTGGCGCCTTTTTCTACTTTGGCCGGCGAAGTGGATGCACCCCCGCCAGTCCGCGAGCATATGGTGGACGCCGGCTACGGCCAGTTCCACGTCATCGAACAGGGCAAAGGTCCTGCGGTCCTCTTCGTGCACGGATTTCCCGACACTGCTGCAACCTGGAGCAGCCAGATGGAGGCGGTCGCCGAGGCCGGTTATCGCGCAGTGGCGCTGGATATGCGCGGCTACGGCCAAAGCTATGCCCCAGAAGCCGCTGACCAGTACACGGCCCTTCATCTTACAGGTGACCTCGTAAGCGTGCTCGACGCGCTCTCCATCGAAACCGCTGTGATCGTCGGTCACGACTGGGGCGCCTACCAGTCGCAAATGGCGGCGCTCCTGCGGCCTGACAGGTTTACTGCCCTCGTCAGTCTTGCCATTCCGATCTATCCGCGCGGCGACATCAGTTTTGACGATATCATCCGCAATCAGGGATCGCAGGATGTCTATTACGGCTGCGCAATGGCCGCGGAGGGAAGTGAAACCAAGTTTTCCGATGCCACGCAATCAATTCCGAGCATTCTCTACTGGCTTTCTGGTAGCCCAGAAGTGTCCGAGGGCTGGGATCCACTCAATCCCGAACTTCACATGCTTCGGCCCGCACCGGTTGAGGTGCCGGAATGGGCCGATCCCGAATACGTCCGCCACAATATCGAGGCGTTCACCCAGACCGGCTTCCGCGGCGGAATGAACTACTACCGCGCCTTTCCGAAAACCTTCGAACTGATGGTCGCTTATAAGAACGCCGCCCTCCAGCAGCCATCGCTCTACATCTGGGGTGCAGAGGATGGTTTGAGCCGGATGTATCATCCCGATCCTCCGACACTGGAAGAGCTGCGCGCATTGCAGCCGAACCTCGTCGATCAAGTCAGGCTCGAAAATGTAGGCCACTGGATCCAGATCGAGGCGCCTGATGAGGTGAATAAGGCGCTCATCGACTTCCTGGCAGGCCTTTGA
- a CDS encoding AraC family transcriptional regulator, translating into MLDTLNPTDRLLADIAPFLVSNPEKMGQSTPVPRLTVWTSAYDTRPTAAVFEPMFYAVLSGTKVLIMGANRFDLLAGACATSSFGLPYTHQLTKPSPDLPYVGISLHLDADLLTRVMLDMPTSHHRWTCAVAAAELNGPVEEAFARLVGLVNTPADVGMLAPHYEAELYYRLLQSPMGDTLRQVSQRNERFQQLKTAADWLATNYSKPVVIPELAAAAGMSSTSFHRHFKAVTGHSPLLFQRKVRLMEAKKLLGAGSASVSQVAYEVGYLSPAQFSREYKSMFGSSPKADLQR; encoded by the coding sequence ATGCTTGACACGCTTAATCCGACAGACCGCCTTCTCGCCGACATCGCTCCTTTTCTCGTCTCAAATCCGGAGAAGATGGGCCAGTCGACTCCCGTGCCGCGCTTGACCGTGTGGACCAGCGCCTATGACACCCGGCCGACTGCTGCGGTGTTCGAGCCTATGTTTTACGCGGTATTGAGCGGCACCAAGGTACTGATCATGGGCGCCAATCGCTTCGATTTGCTGGCCGGCGCCTGCGCAACTTCGTCCTTTGGCCTTCCCTATACACACCAATTGACCAAGCCGTCGCCGGACTTGCCCTATGTGGGGATTAGTCTACATCTGGACGCCGACCTGCTGACGCGCGTTATGCTCGATATGCCCACGTCCCACCATCGTTGGACCTGCGCCGTCGCCGCGGCGGAACTCAATGGCCCGGTCGAGGAGGCATTCGCGCGGCTTGTGGGGTTGGTGAACACGCCAGCTGATGTTGGCATGCTTGCGCCCCACTACGAAGCCGAACTCTACTATCGCCTTTTGCAGAGCCCGATGGGCGATACGCTCCGCCAGGTCAGCCAGCGCAACGAGCGGTTCCAACAGCTCAAGACGGCGGCCGATTGGCTCGCAACTAACTACAGCAAGCCGGTTGTCATTCCTGAACTCGCCGCTGCAGCGGGCATGAGCTCGACCTCTTTTCACCGGCATTTCAAGGCCGTGACTGGCCACAGCCCTCTGCTGTTCCAGCGTAAGGTGCGCCTCATGGAAGCGAAAAAGCTCCTTGGCGCCGGTAGCGCCAGCGTATCTCAGGTCGCCTACGAGGTAGGCTACCTCAGTCCCGCGCAATTCAGCCGCGAGTACAAAAGCATGTTTGGAAGCTCGCCTAAGGCCGATCTGCAACGCTAG